One region of Betaproteobacteria bacterium genomic DNA includes:
- the ureG gene encoding urease accessory protein UreG yields MNKQALRVGIGGPVGSGKTALTLALCQALREQIDMAVVTNDIYTAEDAKFLVNHSALAADRIIGVETGGCPHTAIREDASINLEAIDRLQRAFPNVELILVESGGDNLAATFSPELSDLTLYVIDVAAGEKIPRKGGPGITKSDLLIINKIDLAPMVGASLEVMAHDAKAQRGERPFIFTNLKTGQGLDGIIEFIREKGML; encoded by the coding sequence ATGAACAAACAAGCCCTCAGAGTAGGCATCGGCGGCCCTGTCGGTTCCGGCAAGACCGCCCTCACCCTCGCCCTTTGCCAGGCGCTGCGCGAGCAGATCGACATGGCCGTAGTCACCAATGACATCTACACCGCCGAGGATGCCAAGTTTCTGGTTAATCACTCGGCACTGGCCGCGGATCGCATCATCGGCGTGGAGACCGGCGGCTGCCCGCACACGGCCATTCGCGAGGATGCCTCGATCAATCTCGAAGCAATCGACCGCCTGCAACGCGCCTTTCCCAACGTTGAGCTGATCCTCGTCGAATCCGGCGGCGACAACCTCGCTGCCACGTTTTCGCCCGAGCTTTCCGACCTGACGCTCTATGTGATCGACGTCGCCGCTGGCGAGAAGATCCCGCGCAAGGGTGGCCCGGGCATCACCAAATCGGACCTGCTGATCATCAACAAGATCGACCTCGCCCCCATGGTCGGCGCTTCGCTGGAAGTCATGGCGCACGATGCCAAGGCGCAGCGCGGCGAGCGTCCGTTCATCTTTACCAACCTGAAGACCGGGCAAGGGCTGGATGGGATCATCGAATTCATCCGCGAAAAAGGCATGCTGTAG
- a CDS encoding YcaO-like family protein, with amino-acid sequence MQQEHFIPGKDASLEHSIASMQAKLLARGFDIEECSWLNPVDNVWSVHVRNRACHLMFTNGKGATKLAAHASALGEYFERLSCNYFWNHYYLGDAVSNREFAHYPRERWFALPENGTDWPADLLTPELQAFYNPDGNIPAEALIDVNTGNFDRGICAIPYVRQSDGAEVFVPVNIISNLYVSNGMSAGNTQAEARAQALSEILERHVKFKVIAEGLCLPDVPEEVIARYPTIAAGIKGLRDAGFGILVKDASLGGKYPVMCVTMLNPKDQGVFASFGAHPRFEIALERALTELLQGRALEALDGFPPPGFDLDEVASAPNIEIHFVDSSGIVHWNFFGETPDFEFADWNFNDLENGKTADDYTWLAKRIQDDGHDIYVADFDHLGVYACRILVPGMSEIYPIDDLEWENNSNGAAVRPAILNLAELDEEQCGQLLDLLNELNIAEERPVAALIGLAPDAGSIWADLRIGELKAMLALAVGDTDATIEGCEWVRQFEQLDAGRRRIYQCIATLLEMEDPNIFEEALVSLYGEETLDMATDLIDGEVRFFGLASPGLALEGCDLHQRLLQEYEKASATK; translated from the coding sequence ATGCAACAAGAACACTTTATTCCGGGCAAAGATGCCTCGCTCGAACACTCCATTGCCTCGATGCAGGCCAAACTGCTGGCCCGCGGCTTCGACATCGAGGAATGCTCGTGGCTGAATCCGGTCGATAACGTCTGGTCCGTGCATGTGCGCAATCGCGCCTGCCACCTGATGTTCACCAACGGCAAGGGCGCGACCAAACTGGCCGCCCACGCCAGCGCGCTCGGCGAGTATTTCGAGCGCCTGTCGTGCAATTATTTCTGGAACCACTACTACCTTGGCGATGCTGTTTCCAACCGCGAATTCGCCCACTACCCACGCGAACGCTGGTTTGCGCTGCCGGAAAATGGCACCGACTGGCCGGCCGACCTGCTGACGCCGGAGCTGCAAGCCTTCTACAACCCGGATGGCAACATCCCGGCTGAGGCGCTGATCGATGTCAACACCGGCAACTTCGACCGTGGCATTTGCGCCATTCCCTACGTGCGCCAGAGTGACGGCGCCGAGGTCTTCGTGCCGGTCAACATCATCAGCAACCTCTACGTCAGCAACGGCATGTCGGCCGGCAACACGCAGGCCGAGGCCCGCGCCCAGGCGCTGTCGGAAATCCTCGAACGCCACGTCAAATTCAAGGTCATCGCCGAAGGCCTTTGCCTGCCCGACGTACCGGAAGAAGTCATTGCCCGCTACCCGACCATCGCCGCCGGCATCAAGGGCCTGCGCGACGCCGGCTTCGGCATACTGGTCAAGGATGCCTCGCTCGGCGGTAAGTACCCGGTCATGTGCGTGACCATGCTCAACCCGAAGGACCAGGGCGTTTTCGCCAGCTTCGGCGCCCACCCGCGCTTTGAAATCGCCCTCGAACGCGCCCTGACCGAACTGCTGCAGGGCCGCGCCCTCGAAGCCCTCGACGGCTTCCCGCCCCCCGGCTTCGATCTCGATGAAGTGGCCAGCGCGCCGAACATCGAAATTCATTTTGTCGACTCCAGCGGCATCGTGCACTGGAATTTCTTCGGCGAAACGCCGGACTTCGAATTCGCCGACTGGAATTTCAACGACCTGGAAAACGGCAAGACCGCCGACGACTACACCTGGCTGGCCAAGCGTATCCAGGACGACGGCCACGACATCTACGTCGCCGACTTCGACCATCTCGGCGTCTACGCCTGCCGCATCCTGGTCCCCGGCATGTCCGAGATCTACCCGATCGACGACCTCGAATGGGAAAACAACAGCAACGGCGCCGCCGTCCGCCCGGCCATCCTCAATCTGGCCGAACTGGACGAAGAGCAGTGCGGACAACTGCTCGACCTGCTGAACGAACTGAACATCGCCGAGGAACGCCCGGTAGCCGCACTGATCGGTCTGGCGCCGGATGCCGGCTCGATCTGGGCTGACCTCCGTATCGGCGAACTGAAGGCCATGCTGGCCCTGGCCGTTGGCGACACCGATGCGACGATTGAAGGTTGCGAATGGGTGCGGCAGTTCGAGCAACTGGATGCCGGCCGCCGCCGCATTTACCAGTGCATCGCCACGCTGCTCGAAATGGAAGACCCGAATATTTTCGAAGAGGCGCTGGTCAGCTTGTACGGCGAAGAAACGCTGGACATGGCGACCGACCTGATCGATGGCGAAGTCCGCTTCTTCGGCCTGGCCTCACCGGGCCTGGCGCTCGAAGGCTGCGACTTGCATCAGCGCTTGCTCCAGGAATACGAAAAAGCGAGTGCGACCAAATAA
- a CDS encoding glutathione S-transferase N-terminal domain-containing protein — protein sequence MKIIIRTFFKILRIILGPFMLLSEFLRRPKGVIRPPAAQAEIDRQTASLALYQYQTCPFCIKVRQEMRRLSLNVEKRDAQHAGANRDELVGSGGKAKVPCLKITDQAGQTQWLYESGEIINYLQGRFGQQAA from the coding sequence ATGAAAATCATCATCAGAACCTTCTTCAAAATTCTACGCATTATCCTCGGCCCCTTCATGCTGCTCAGCGAATTCCTGCGCCGCCCGAAGGGCGTGATTCGCCCGCCAGCCGCGCAGGCAGAGATTGATCGCCAGACCGCCAGTCTCGCGCTTTATCAGTACCAAACCTGCCCGTTCTGCATCAAGGTCCGCCAGGAGATGCGTCGCCTTTCGTTGAACGTCGAAAAGCGCGATGCGCAACACGCAGGGGCAAATCGTGACGAACTGGTTGGCAGTGGCGGCAAGGCCAAGGTGCCCTGCCTGAAAATCACCGATCAGGCCGGCCAGACCCAATGGCTGTATGAGTCAGGCGAAATCATCAACTACCTGCAAGGGCGCTTCGGCCAGCAAGCCGCCTAG